One stretch of Astatotilapia calliptera chromosome 3, fAstCal1.2, whole genome shotgun sequence DNA includes these proteins:
- the LOC113018994 gene encoding uncharacterized protein LOC113018994 isoform X1, giving the protein MMRKKHFNCGDSQSVHTLLNGKHQEHVLFYQPYTSDQELMIVLQTPVMKSNMENYAKQLVFVDTTHCVNQYSFPLFTLVVRDDHGHGVPVAYAIVSNESQKTLETVLGIVCEHFPTSPRAFMVDKDFAEINALQKVFPESAILLCWYHVSQAVNRWLSKSESGVHGLSNTQKRNEIISFFCKLKACTSEDDFKATSAEFCQTFKQYPLVCQYFQKHWEGIGHMWCDYGRRFSHARSETNNVIERFFHRLKYQFLSGYKNRHLDDLIEVLLGKADDYFSVIKTLQDVGRMKNRFADTLSQVSDSVSRLMESGWALKITVKNSHGVNAYQVPSESREDMVYDVCPVESYCNCTYGLRGLLCKHLVLLAKLAEADNDIYPNMETDISTLARIAVKERHYFVHCEDLKVIKMPSLFGNLCFFCIG; this is encoded by the exons ATGATGAGGAAGAAGCACTTTAACTGTGGAGACAGTCAAAGTGTACATACCTTACTTAATGGAAAACATCAAGAACATGTTCTCTTCTATCAACCATACACATCTGACCAAGAACTAATGATTGTTTTGCAGACACCTGTAATGAAATCAAACATGGAGAACTATGCAAAACAGTTAGTATTTGTTGACACCACGCACTGCGTTAACCAGTATTCATTTCCCTTATTCACACTTGTTGTAAGAGATGATCATGGGCATGGAGTCCCTGTGGCCTATGCTATTGTCAGCAACGAAAGTCAGAAAACCCTGGAAACTGTTCTTGGAATAGTTTGTGAGCATTTCCCAACTTCCCCGAG agcATTTATGGTTGACAAAGACTTTGCGGAAATAAATGCTTTGCAGAAGGTTTTTCCAGAGTCAGCTATCCTTCTATGCTGGTACCATGTCTCGCAG GCTGTTAATCGATGGCTTTCAAAATCAGAGTCCGGGGTCCATGGGCTTTCTAACacccaaaagagaaatgaaatcatttctttcttttgtaagcTGAAAGCTTGCACATCT GAGGACGACTTTAAAGCCACATCAGCAGAGTTCTGCCAGACATTTAAGCAATACCCTTTGGTGTGCCAGTATTTTCAGAAGCACTGGGAAGGCATTGGCCACATGTGGTGTGACTACGGCCGTCGCTTCAGTCACGCTCGTTCTGAAACAAACAATGTGATTGAAAg atttttccaccGCCTGAAATACCAGTTTTTATCTGGCTACAAGAATAGGCATCTGGATGATCTGATTGAAGTGCTCCTAGGGAAGGCCGACGACTACTTCTCAGTCATAAAAACCCTGCAAGATGTGGGCCGCATGAAAAACAGGTTTGCTGACACCTTGTCTCAAGTTTCAGACTCTGTTTCAAGACTGATGGAAAGTGGTTGGGCTCTTAAAATTACAGTCAAGAACAGCCATGGAGTTAATGCATATCAAGTCCCATCTGAGTCAAGAGAAGACATGGTGTATGACGTCTGCCCTGTTGAGTCCTACTGCAACTGTACATATGGCTTACGAGGacttctttgcaagcatctagTGTTACTTGCAAAATTAGCAGAGGCTGACAATGACATCTATCCAAACATGGAAACAGACATTTCTACCTTGGCAAGAATTGCAGTGAAAGAAAGGCATTACTTTGTACACTGTGAGGacttgaaagtgataaaaatgccaagtttgtttggaaatctgtgttttttttgcatCGGCTGA
- the LOC113018994 gene encoding uncharacterized protein LOC113018994 isoform X2 has translation MVDKDFAEINALQKVFPESAILLCWYHVSQAVNRWLSKSESGVHGLSNTQKRNEIISFFCKLKACTSEDDFKATSAEFCQTFKQYPLVCQYFQKHWEGIGHMWCDYGRRFSHARSETNNVIERFFHRLKYQFLSGYKNRHLDDLIEVLLGKADDYFSVIKTLQDVGRMKNRFADTLSQVSDSVSRLMESGWALKITVKNSHGVNAYQVPSESREDMVYDVCPVESYCNCTYGLRGLLCKHLVLLAKLAEADNDIYPNMETDISTLARIAVKERHYFVHCEDLKVIKMPSLFGNLCFFCIG, from the exons ATGGTTGACAAAGACTTTGCGGAAATAAATGCTTTGCAGAAGGTTTTTCCAGAGTCAGCTATCCTTCTATGCTGGTACCATGTCTCGCAG GCTGTTAATCGATGGCTTTCAAAATCAGAGTCCGGGGTCCATGGGCTTTCTAACacccaaaagagaaatgaaatcatttctttcttttgtaagcTGAAAGCTTGCACATCT GAGGACGACTTTAAAGCCACATCAGCAGAGTTCTGCCAGACATTTAAGCAATACCCTTTGGTGTGCCAGTATTTTCAGAAGCACTGGGAAGGCATTGGCCACATGTGGTGTGACTACGGCCGTCGCTTCAGTCACGCTCGTTCTGAAACAAACAATGTGATTGAAAg atttttccaccGCCTGAAATACCAGTTTTTATCTGGCTACAAGAATAGGCATCTGGATGATCTGATTGAAGTGCTCCTAGGGAAGGCCGACGACTACTTCTCAGTCATAAAAACCCTGCAAGATGTGGGCCGCATGAAAAACAGGTTTGCTGACACCTTGTCTCAAGTTTCAGACTCTGTTTCAAGACTGATGGAAAGTGGTTGGGCTCTTAAAATTACAGTCAAGAACAGCCATGGAGTTAATGCATATCAAGTCCCATCTGAGTCAAGAGAAGACATGGTGTATGACGTCTGCCCTGTTGAGTCCTACTGCAACTGTACATATGGCTTACGAGGacttctttgcaagcatctagTGTTACTTGCAAAATTAGCAGAGGCTGACAATGACATCTATCCAAACATGGAAACAGACATTTCTACCTTGGCAAGAATTGCAGTGAAAGAAAGGCATTACTTTGTACACTGTGAGGacttgaaagtgataaaaatgccaagtttgtttggaaatctgtgttttttttgcatCGGCTGA
- the LOC113018997 gene encoding uncharacterized protein LOC113018997 → MRCSKSVCGICIFCETQCSTAEGKELCSIVGGYTGGAIEVASEECHQGKHQAANDKGKVPKGENICSKSTSNSEIGRLTVRDEGTQTEDKEKETEVYGTSLSTDNAAADDVDRIDADTEFQTDSEGTSTVYRVHGRLSVPSSKKKTYTITEDEIKRRINAENMSVHVFRGLIGGRKAKLPAMILDRPKKAKTKVTVFSVLSEEEAGELALGFAGRLACDVTTDMVCKGIDHSSADMTKQTLLKIQHNLKHELTDSSTFSLLTHTFGPAALDSVISFLCEKLDLVS, encoded by the exons ATGCGTTGTTCAAAGTCTGTTTGTGGCATCTGTATCTTCTGTGAGA CACAGTGCAGCACAGCAGAGGGAAAGGAGTTGTGCAGCATAGTGGGTGGCTATACAGGAGGAGCAATAGAAGTAGCCAGTGAAGAATGTCATCAGGGAAAGCATCAGGCAGCGAATGACAAAGGAAAAGTTCCTAAGGGAGAGAACATCTGCAGCAAATCGACAAGTAACAGTGAGATAGGAAGACTGACAGTCagagatgaaggtacacagactgaagacaaagaaaaagaaacagaagtatACGGCACAAGTCTGAGTACAgataatgctgctgctgatgatgtTGACAGGATCGATGCAGATACAGAATTCCAAACTGATTCAGAAGGAACTAGTACAGTTTACAGAGTGCATGGTCGCTTATCTGTACCaagctcaaaaaagaaaacctacacAATAACAGAAGACGAGATCAAGCGCAGAATCAACGCAGAGAACATGTCAGTTCATGTTTTCAGAGGTTTGATTGGG ggcCGTAAAGCCAAACTGCCCGCAATGATTCTTGACAGGCCTAAGAAGGCCAAAACTAAAGTAACAGTGTTTAGTGTTCtgagtgaagaggaggctggGGAGCTAGCCCTCGGGTTTGCCGGAAGATTGGCCTGCGATGTCACAACAGACATGGTCTGTAAAGGCATCGACCATTCAAGTGCTGATATGACAAA ACAGACTCTTCTCAAAATCCAACACAATCTTAAACATGAGCTGACTGATTCCTCAACCTTCAGTTTGCTGACACACACCTTTGGCCCCGCTGCACTGGATTCTGTCATTTCATTCCTGTGTGAAAAACTTGATCTTGTCTCTTAA